One genomic window of Staphylococcus hsinchuensis includes the following:
- a CDS encoding YfbR-like 5'-deoxynucleotidase has product MGVHQYFKRLSDLEKLIRLPGQFKYFEHNVAAHSFKVTKIAQYLGTVEEYHGNKVDWKSLYEKALNHDFAEIFTGDIKTPVKYASGELKKLFSQVEEEMVNHFINEEIPEPYQAIYRERLQEGKDDSLEGQILSVADKIDLLYETFGEIQKRNPEPLFFEIYEMSLETIMQFDHLSSVNDFIENIIPEMLTENFIPRSELRETTMAILNKRNE; this is encoded by the coding sequence ATGGGCGTACATCAATACTTTAAGCGTTTATCCGATTTGGAAAAGTTAATTAGGTTGCCAGGTCAATTTAAATATTTCGAACATAACGTGGCTGCACATTCTTTTAAAGTCACGAAGATTGCACAATATTTAGGTACGGTTGAAGAATATCATGGCAATAAAGTTGATTGGAAAAGTTTATATGAAAAAGCGCTTAACCATGACTTTGCCGAAATATTTACCGGTGATATCAAAACACCTGTAAAATATGCGAGTGGCGAGTTAAAGAAGCTCTTCTCACAAGTTGAGGAAGAAATGGTCAATCATTTTATTAATGAAGAGATTCCAGAACCATATCAAGCCATTTATCGTGAACGTCTGCAAGAGGGAAAAGATGACTCTTTAGAAGGGCAAATACTATCAGTAGCCGACAAAATTGATTTATTATATGAAACATTTGGTGAAATACAAAAAAGAAATCCCGAACCTCTATTCTTTGAAATTTATGAGATGTCATTAGAAACGATTATGCAATTCGATCATTTGAGCTCTGTAAATGACTTCATTGAAAATATTATTCCGGAAATGCTTACTGAAAACTTTATCCCACGCTCAGAATTAAGAGAAACGACAATGGCCATCCTAAATAAAAGAAATGAGTGA
- a CDS encoding CsbA family protein: MIWYLLAAFFPCILVVSFSVVTRNKWVGTILALILIGVSVEKGFFHSQWIIFIDVVSLLAGYLIIDQLELHKKMDD, from the coding sequence ATGATTTGGTATTTACTTGCTGCATTTTTCCCTTGTATTCTTGTAGTTTCTTTTAGTGTAGTTACAAGGAACAAATGGGTTGGAACGATTTTGGCGTTAATACTCATTGGCGTTTCAGTTGAAAAAGGATTTTTCCATAGTCAGTGGATTATCTTTATTGACGTAGTGTCATTATTAGCAGGATATTTAATTATCGACCAACTCGAGTTACACAAAAAAATGGACGATTAG
- the prfB gene encoding peptide chain release factor 2 (programmed frameshift) — MELSEIKRNIDSYQEKLEQLRGSLDLEEKETNIQEYEEMMTDPTFWDDQDKAQDIIDKNNALKSVVNAYRKLEADIEDMTTTRELLVEENDEDMKDDLEETVVAFKDELDQFELQLLLDGPYDANNAIIELHPGAGGTESQDWTNMLLRMYQRYCEQSGFKVEIADYLPGDEAGVKSVTFVVKGHNAYGYLKAEKGVHRLVRISPFDSSGRRHTSFASCDVIPEFNNSEIEIEVNSDDITVDTFRASGAGGQHINKTESAIRITHHPTGIVVNNQNERSQIKNREAAMKTLKSKLYQLKLEEQEQEMAEIRGEQKEIGWGSQIRSYVFHPYAMVKDHRTNEETAKVDAVMDGEIGPFIEAYLRSQMDNNN; from the exons ATGGAATTATCAGAAATAAAAAGAAATATAGATAGCTATCAAGAGAAGTTAGAACAACTTAGGGGGTCTCTT GACTTAGAAGAGAAAGAGACGAACATACAAGAATATGAAGAAATGATGACAGACCCAACATTTTGGGATGATCAAGACAAAGCTCAAGATATCATTGATAAAAACAATGCTTTAAAATCAGTCGTTAATGCTTATCGTAAACTAGAAGCGGATATAGAAGATATGACTACAACGAGAGAATTATTAGTTGAAGAAAATGACGAAGATATGAAAGATGATTTAGAAGAAACAGTGGTAGCTTTCAAAGATGAGCTAGACCAGTTTGAATTACAACTATTATTAGACGGCCCTTATGATGCAAACAATGCAATCATTGAATTACACCCAGGTGCAGGTGGGACGGAATCGCAAGATTGGACGAATATGTTACTTAGAATGTATCAACGTTACTGCGAACAAAGCGGATTTAAAGTTGAAATTGCTGACTATTTACCTGGGGATGAAGCTGGCGTAAAAAGCGTAACTTTCGTCGTTAAAGGACATAATGCTTACGGTTATTTGAAAGCTGAAAAAGGTGTTCACCGACTTGTGAGAATTTCCCCATTTGATTCTTCAGGGCGTCGTCATACTTCATTCGCATCATGTGACGTTATTCCAGAATTTAATAATTCGGAAATAGAAATTGAAGTGAATTCTGACGATATTACGGTAGATACTTTTAGAGCTTCTGGGGCAGGTGGACAACACATCAACAAAACAGAATCTGCAATAAGAATTACACACCATCCTACTGGTATCGTCGTAAATAACCAAAACGAAAGATCTCAAATTAAAAACAGAGAAGCCGCAATGAAAACTTTAAAATCAAAACTTTATCAATTAAAGCTTGAAGAGCAAGAACAAGAGATGGCTGAAATTCGTGGTGAACAAAAAGAGATTGGTTGGGGAAGCCAAATTAGATCTTATGTTTTCCATCCGTATGCAATGGTTAAAGACCATAGAACGAACGAAGAAACTGCGAAAGTTGATGCAGTAATGGATGGCGAAATTGGTCCGTTTATTGAAGCGTACTTACGTAGTCAAATGGATAATAACAATTAA
- the uvrB gene encoding excinuclease ABC subunit UvrB: protein MMEHYPFKLESNFEPQGDQPQAIDEIVKGVEEGKRHQTLLGATGTGKTFTMSNVIKRVGKPTLIIAHNKTLAGQLYSEFKEFFPENRVEYFVSYYDYYQPEAYVPSTDTFIEKDASINDEIDQLRHSATSALFERDDVIIIASVSCIYGLGNPEEYKELVVSVRVGMEMDRSELLRKLVDVQYTRNDIDFRRGTFRVRGDVVEIFPASREEMCIRVEFFGDEIDRIREVNYLTGEVLRERDHFAIFPASHFVTRDEKMKLAIKRIENELEERLTELRNENKLLEAQRLEQRTNYDLEMMREMGFCSGIENYSVHLTLRPTGSTPYTLLDYFGDDWLVMIDESHVTLPQIRGMYNGDRARKQVLVDHGFRLPSALDNRPLKFEEFEDKTNQLVYVSATPGPYELEHTDEMVEQIIRPTGLLDPKIDVRPTENQIDDLLSEIQTRIDRDERVLVTTLTKKMSEDLTTYMKEAGIKVNYLHSEIKTLERIEIIRDLRMGTYDVIVGINLLREGIDIPEVSLVVILDADKEGFLRSERSLVQTIGRAARNSGGEVIMYGDKVTDSMQYAIDETNRRRSIQEAYNEEHGITPMTINKKIHDVISATVESDETNEQEQTELPKKMTKKEREKTIANIEKEMKQAAKDLDFEKATELRDMLFELKAEG, encoded by the coding sequence ATTATGGAACATTATCCATTTAAATTAGAATCTAACTTTGAACCCCAAGGTGATCAACCTCAAGCGATTGATGAAATTGTTAAGGGTGTAGAAGAGGGGAAACGTCACCAAACATTACTCGGTGCCACAGGAACAGGTAAGACATTTACGATGAGTAATGTAATTAAACGCGTTGGAAAGCCAACTCTAATTATCGCTCATAATAAGACACTTGCAGGTCAGTTATATAGCGAGTTTAAAGAGTTCTTTCCTGAAAATCGTGTAGAGTACTTTGTGAGTTATTATGATTATTATCAACCAGAAGCATATGTACCTTCAACGGATACTTTCATAGAGAAAGATGCTTCTATTAATGACGAAATTGATCAATTGAGACACTCAGCGACAAGTGCACTGTTTGAACGTGACGATGTTATTATTATTGCTAGTGTCAGTTGTATATATGGTTTAGGTAATCCAGAAGAATATAAAGAATTAGTTGTAAGTGTTCGCGTCGGAATGGAAATGGATAGAAGTGAACTGTTAAGAAAGCTTGTCGATGTGCAATATACAAGAAATGACATTGACTTTAGACGTGGTACGTTCCGTGTACGTGGGGATGTTGTAGAAATCTTCCCGGCATCTCGTGAAGAAATGTGTATCCGAGTTGAGTTCTTCGGGGATGAAATTGATCGCATTAGAGAAGTGAACTACCTAACAGGGGAAGTATTGCGCGAACGAGATCACTTTGCTATCTTCCCAGCGTCTCACTTCGTAACACGTGATGAAAAGATGAAATTAGCAATTAAACGTATTGAAAATGAATTAGAAGAACGATTAACTGAATTACGTAACGAAAATAAATTACTTGAAGCACAACGTTTGGAGCAACGTACAAATTATGATCTTGAAATGATGCGAGAAATGGGATTTTGTTCAGGAATTGAAAATTATTCAGTACATTTAACTTTACGTCCAACAGGGTCTACGCCTTATACTTTACTTGATTATTTTGGTGATGATTGGTTAGTTATGATTGATGAATCTCACGTGACTTTACCTCAAATTAGAGGTATGTATAACGGTGACCGTGCACGTAAACAAGTCTTAGTAGATCACGGCTTCCGTTTACCAAGTGCTTTAGATAATAGACCATTGAAATTTGAAGAGTTTGAAGATAAGACGAATCAACTCGTATATGTTTCTGCTACACCTGGTCCGTATGAGTTAGAACATACTGATGAAATGGTTGAACAAATTATTCGTCCAACTGGATTATTAGATCCTAAGATTGATGTGCGACCTACAGAAAATCAAATCGATGACTTATTAAGTGAAATACAAACACGTATTGATCGTGATGAACGCGTGTTAGTGACTACACTCACTAAAAAAATGAGTGAAGATTTGACGACATATATGAAAGAAGCGGGCATCAAAGTCAATTATTTACACTCTGAAATAAAAACACTTGAACGTATTGAAATTATACGTGATTTAAGAATGGGCACATATGATGTTATCGTTGGTATTAACTTATTAAGAGAAGGTATAGATATTCCTGAAGTATCGTTAGTCGTCATCTTAGATGCTGATAAAGAAGGTTTCTTAAGATCAGAACGTTCTCTTGTACAAACGATTGGTCGTGCAGCGCGTAATAGTGGCGGGGAAGTTATCATGTATGGTGATAAAGTCACAGATTCTATGCAATATGCGATTGATGAAACGAATCGACGTCGTTCAATTCAAGAAGCATATAATGAAGAACATGGTATTACACCAATGACGATTAATAAGAAGATTCATGATGTGATTAGTGCTACAGTAGAGAGTGACGAGACAAACGAACAAGAGCAAACTGAATTACCTAAGAAAATGACGAAGAAAGAACGCGAAAAAACAATTGCAAATATAGAAAAAGAAATGAAGCAAGCAGCAAAAGATTTAGATTTCGAAAAGGCAACAGAGCTTAGAGATATGTTATTTGAATTAAAAGCAGAAGGGTGA
- the uvrA gene encoding excinuclease ABC subunit UvrA, translating into MKQPSIVVKGARAHNLKNVDIEIPKNKMIVMTGLSGSGKSSLAFDTIYAEGQRRYVESLSAYARQFLGQMDKPDVDTIEGLSPAISIDQKTTSKNPRSTVATVTEIYDYIRLLYARVGKPICPNHGIEIESQTVQQMVDRVLQLEERSKIQLLAPVVSHRKGSHEKLLDDISKKGYVRVRVDGEITDVNEVPDLNKNKNHTIEVVVDRLVVKDGIETRLADSIETGLNLADGNLIVDVIGDEELKFSENHACPICGFSIGELEPRMFSFNSPFGACPTCDGLGQKLKVDLDLVVPDKNKTLDEGAIVPWEPTSSDFYPTLLKRVCEVYKIKMDKPFKKLTDRQKNIILYGSNGKEIEFTFKQRNGTTRKRTMEFEGVVNNISRRYHESPSELVREMMSKYMTQLPCETCHGKRLSREALSVYVAGYNIGEIVENSIKDALHQYKHIELKEQDRKIATQILNEIIARLEFLNNVGLDYLTLNRASGSLSGGEAQRIRLATQIGSRLSGVLYVLDEPSIGLHQRDNDRLINTLKEMRDLGNTLIVVEHDDDTMRAADYLVDVGPGAGDHGGEIVASGTPKQVMQNKQSLTGQYLSGKKRIELPEARRPLTDRQIQIRGAKSNNLKNIDVDFPLSTMTVVTGVSGSGKSTLVNEILYKSLAKAINKSKVKPGDCDEIKGIDQIERIIDIDQSPIGRTPRSNPATYTGVFDNIRDIFAQTNEAKVRGYSKGRFSFNVKGGRCEACKGDGIIKIEMHFLPDVYVPCEVCGGSRYNRETLEVTYKGKSIADVLAMTAEDATHFFENVPKIHRKLQTLVDVGLGYVTLGQPATTLSGGEAQRVKLASELHKRSTGNSIYILDEPTTGLHVDDISRLLKVLNKLVENGDTVVIIEHNLDVIKMADHIIDLGPEGGDGGGTLVATGTPEAIADVPHSYTGQYLKLVLERDK; encoded by the coding sequence ATGAAACAACCATCCATTGTAGTTAAAGGAGCACGTGCTCATAATTTAAAAAATGTTGATATCGAAATACCGAAGAACAAAATGATTGTCATGACTGGTCTTTCAGGGTCAGGTAAATCTTCATTAGCATTCGATACGATTTACGCTGAAGGGCAACGTAGATATGTTGAATCTTTAAGTGCATATGCACGTCAATTTCTAGGACAAATGGACAAACCAGATGTAGATACTATAGAAGGTTTGTCACCAGCGATTTCAATCGATCAGAAAACGACAAGCAAAAACCCAAGATCGACGGTTGCCACAGTCACAGAGATTTATGATTATATACGTTTATTATATGCGCGTGTAGGTAAACCTATATGTCCCAATCACGGTATTGAAATCGAATCGCAAACAGTTCAACAAATGGTAGATCGTGTCTTACAATTAGAAGAACGTAGTAAGATTCAACTCTTAGCTCCTGTAGTGTCACATCGTAAAGGTTCACATGAGAAATTATTAGATGACATTAGTAAAAAAGGTTATGTGCGTGTAAGAGTTGATGGTGAAATAACAGACGTCAATGAAGTACCTGATTTAAATAAAAATAAAAATCATACGATAGAAGTTGTAGTAGATAGACTTGTAGTTAAAGATGGCATTGAAACACGTCTTGCCGACTCGATTGAAACTGGACTTAACCTAGCTGATGGCAACCTCATAGTTGATGTAATTGGAGATGAAGAGCTTAAATTCTCAGAAAATCATGCCTGTCCAATTTGTGGTTTCTCTATTGGTGAGTTAGAGCCGCGTATGTTTAGTTTCAACAGCCCGTTTGGAGCTTGTCCAACTTGTGATGGTTTAGGACAAAAACTAAAAGTAGATTTAGATTTAGTCGTTCCAGACAAAAATAAGACGTTAGATGAAGGTGCAATCGTACCGTGGGAACCTACAAGTTCTGATTTCTATCCAACTTTATTAAAACGAGTTTGTGAAGTTTATAAGATTAAAATGGACAAACCGTTTAAAAAGTTAACTGACCGCCAAAAAAATATTATTTTGTACGGTTCAAACGGTAAAGAAATTGAATTTACATTTAAACAACGTAACGGTACAACTCGCAAAAGAACGATGGAATTCGAAGGTGTAGTAAATAACATTAGTCGTCGTTATCATGAGTCGCCTTCTGAATTAGTAAGAGAAATGATGAGTAAATATATGACACAGTTACCATGTGAAACGTGTCATGGTAAACGCTTGAGTCGTGAAGCTTTATCAGTTTATGTTGCAGGTTATAATATCGGTGAAATTGTAGAGAATTCAATTAAAGATGCATTACACCAATACAAACATATTGAGCTGAAAGAACAAGATCGTAAAATCGCGACACAAATTTTAAATGAAATTATCGCACGTCTTGAGTTTTTAAATAACGTAGGTCTCGATTACTTAACACTTAATCGTGCTTCAGGTTCATTATCTGGTGGTGAAGCACAACGTATTAGACTGGCAACACAAATTGGTTCAAGATTGTCCGGTGTACTATACGTGTTAGATGAGCCTTCTATCGGGTTGCATCAACGAGACAATGACCGACTCATTAATACGTTGAAAGAGATGCGTGATTTAGGAAATACGCTTATTGTCGTTGAACACGATGACGATACGATGCGTGCAGCTGATTATTTAGTCGATGTCGGCCCAGGCGCAGGCGATCACGGTGGTGAAATCGTTGCGAGTGGTACGCCGAAACAAGTCATGCAAAATAAACAATCTCTTACAGGTCAATATTTAAGCGGTAAAAAACGCATCGAATTACCCGAAGCACGTCGTCCATTAACTGACAGACAAATTCAAATCAGAGGTGCTAAAAGTAATAACCTTAAAAATATTGATGTTGACTTCCCGCTTTCAACAATGACTGTAGTTACAGGTGTCTCAGGCTCTGGTAAGAGTACTTTAGTAAATGAAATATTATATAAGTCATTAGCTAAAGCTATTAATAAATCGAAAGTTAAGCCAGGGGATTGTGATGAAATCAAAGGCATAGATCAAATTGAGCGTATTATTGATATTGATCAGTCTCCAATCGGTCGTACACCACGTTCAAACCCTGCGACTTATACTGGCGTTTTTGACAATATTAGAGATATCTTCGCTCAAACAAACGAAGCGAAAGTGAGAGGTTATTCAAAAGGACGTTTCAGCTTTAACGTTAAAGGCGGACGTTGTGAAGCATGTAAAGGTGACGGTATTATTAAAATTGAAATGCACTTTTTACCAGATGTGTATGTACCATGTGAAGTGTGTGGCGGCTCACGTTATAACCGTGAAACATTAGAGGTTACTTATAAAGGTAAGAGTATCGCTGATGTGTTAGCAATGACTGCTGAAGATGCAACGCATTTCTTTGAAAATGTTCCGAAAATTCATCGTAAACTACAAACACTCGTTGATGTTGGTTTAGGTTATGTGACATTAGGTCAACCTGCGACCACACTTTCTGGTGGTGAAGCACAACGTGTGAAACTCGCTTCGGAATTACACAAACGTTCAACAGGTAACTCAATTTATATACTTGATGAACCAACAACAGGTCTGCATGTGGATGATATTAGTAGATTATTAAAGGTGCTAAATAAACTCGTTGAAAATGGTGATACTGTAGTCATCATCGAACATAATTTAGACGTAATTAAAATGGCAGATCATATTATAGACTTAGGACCTGAAGGTGGCGATGGTGGAGGAACGCTTGTTGCCACTGGAACGCCTGAAGCTATAGCAGATGTTCCTCATAGTTATACAGGACAATATTTAAAGCTAGTATTAGAACGTGATAAATAG